The Polynucleobacter necessarius genome has a window encoding:
- the tatC gene encoding twin-arginine translocase subunit TatC, translating into MTQNNSTKDSGLQESFLSHLFELRDRIIKSAIAIIAVFVCLVYWAPDIFHLFAKPLLQALPAGGKMIVTDVTGSFFVPMKVTMLVAFLIALPVVMYQLWAFIAPGLYQHERKLIVPLVISSYSLFIFGMAFAYFLVFPTVFQFMASYNAPLGAEMSTDIDKYLGFAMTTFLAFGITFEVPVVVVVLVRMGMVPLAKLKEIRPYVIVGAFVISAIVTPPDVLSQLLLAVPMCLLYELGLLIARFYVPKVSEDESDDMNDSESKSSDTQATV; encoded by the coding sequence ATGACGCAAAATAATTCAACAAAAGATTCCGGCCTACAAGAATCCTTCTTATCGCACTTATTTGAGTTGCGTGATCGCATCATCAAGTCGGCGATAGCAATCATTGCGGTGTTCGTTTGCTTAGTTTATTGGGCGCCAGATATTTTTCATTTGTTTGCCAAGCCACTACTTCAAGCATTACCTGCTGGCGGCAAGATGATTGTTACTGATGTGACGGGTTCATTCTTTGTGCCCATGAAAGTCACCATGTTGGTTGCTTTTTTAATTGCTCTGCCAGTAGTGATGTATCAGTTATGGGCATTTATTGCGCCTGGCCTCTATCAGCACGAGCGTAAGTTAATAGTACCTTTGGTCATCAGTAGCTATAGCCTGTTTATTTTTGGGATGGCTTTTGCTTACTTCTTAGTCTTCCCAACGGTATTCCAATTCATGGCTAGCTATAACGCCCCCTTAGGCGCTGAAATGTCTACTGATATTGATAAATACCTTGGCTTTGCAATGACAACCTTTTTGGCCTTTGGCATTACCTTTGAGGTTCCGGTTGTTGTGGTGGTGCTGGTTCGCATGGGCATGGTCCCGCTAGCCAAACTTAAAGAGATTCGTCCTTATGTGATTGTTGGCGCTTTTGTGATTTCAGCAATTGTGACGCCACCAGATGTGCTGTCTCAACTACTCTTAGCTGTGCCAATGTGCTTGCTCTATGAGCTCGGGCTTCTGATCGCTCGTTTTTATGTCCCAAAAGTCTCAGAAGATGAGTCTGATGACATGAACGATAGCGAATCTAAAAGCTCAGATACTCAAGCCACTGTTTGA
- the hisI gene encoding phosphoribosyl-AMP cyclohydrolase — translation MKNSFTPVDSLEAGVWLDAVTWNEQGLVPVIAQEVGSKDILMMAWMNRDALLATLRLGEAVYWTRSRQKLWHKGEESGHTQKVKEIRLDCDSDTILLMIEQKDGIACHTGEHSCLFQRWDSAQSTWVDESKGLK, via the coding sequence ATGAAAAATTCCTTCACTCCAGTTGACTCCTTAGAGGCCGGTGTATGGCTTGATGCCGTAACCTGGAATGAGCAGGGCTTAGTTCCGGTAATCGCTCAGGAAGTCGGCAGTAAAGATATTTTGATGATGGCTTGGATGAATCGCGACGCCCTGTTGGCAACCTTGCGTTTGGGCGAGGCAGTGTATTGGACGCGTTCTAGGCAAAAGTTGTGGCACAAGGGTGAAGAGTCTGGCCATACTCAAAAAGTAAAAGAAATCCGTCTTGATTGCGATAGCGATACGATTTTGCTGATGATTGAGCAAAAAGACGGTATTGCTTGTCACACCGGCGAGCACAGTTGCCTCTTTCAGAGGTGGGATTCAGCCCAATCCACCTGGGTTGACGAGTCTAAGGGCCTTAAATAG
- the tatB gene encoding Sec-independent protein translocase protein TatB → MIDLGVSKLALIAVVALVVVGPERLPKIARMAGNLFGRAQRYMADVKSEVSRQMDVEEFKKLREESVSAFKDVENSIQSATQEAGANLSDQADIFENHFTRAPLDEKEVLQKSIRQGRKSWGVKRAARPVWFKHSTGMRTRVQSGAARMKRFHHSAGK, encoded by the coding sequence ATGATTGATCTCGGAGTTTCAAAGCTTGCACTCATTGCAGTAGTTGCATTGGTAGTGGTCGGCCCGGAGCGACTTCCAAAAATTGCCCGTATGGCGGGTAACTTATTTGGAAGAGCGCAGCGCTATATGGCTGATGTCAAATCCGAAGTCAGCCGTCAGATGGATGTAGAGGAATTCAAGAAACTCCGTGAAGAAAGTGTCTCCGCCTTTAAAGATGTTGAGAACTCCATTCAATCTGCTACTCAAGAGGCTGGTGCTAATCTTAGCGATCAAGCAGACATCTTTGAAAATCATTTTACGAGAGCTCCTCTTGATGAAAAAGAAGTGTTGCAAAAATCGATACGCCAAGGTCGTAAGAGTTGGGGTGTGAAGCGCGCTGCGAGACCGGTCTGGTTTAAGCATTCCACTGGTATGCGTACAAGAGTGCAATCTGGTGCTGCACGGATGAAGCGCTTTCACCACAGCGCGGGCAAATAA
- the tatA gene encoding Sec-independent protein translocase subunit TatA, translating into MGSFSIWHWLIVLVIVMLVFGTKKLRNIGTDLGGAVKGFKDGMKTSEGAEESQDKAKEQIQSAATSPEKTVDVQAKDINK; encoded by the coding sequence ATGGGTTCATTTAGCATTTGGCATTGGTTAATTGTTTTAGTAATCGTGATGTTGGTATTCGGTACCAAAAAATTGCGCAATATCGGCACCGATTTAGGTGGCGCTGTTAAAGGTTTCAAAGATGGCATGAAAACGTCTGAGGGAGCTGAAGAGTCGCAAGACAAAGCTAAGGAACAAATTCAAAGTGCTGCTACATCACCAGAGAAGACTGTGGATGTTCAGGCAAAAGACATCAATAAATAA
- a CDS encoding phosphoribosyl-ATP diphosphatase, producing the protein MTSSANTPSNLDAALAHLADVVDRRRDAFKAGQVDPKTSYTALLFSKGDDGILKKIGEEATEAVMAAKDARNANLAPEQQKLLVGEMADLWFHCLIALSQFGLRPEHVIAELERRLGTSGIEEKAARKAASKE; encoded by the coding sequence ATGACTAGTTCAGCGAATACCCCTTCTAATTTAGATGCTGCTTTGGCCCACTTGGCTGACGTAGTTGATCGGCGGCGCGATGCGTTTAAGGCTGGCCAGGTCGATCCTAAGACTTCTTACACAGCCTTACTCTTCTCTAAGGGTGATGATGGAATTTTGAAGAAGATTGGAGAAGAGGCTACCGAAGCAGTCATGGCTGCCAAGGATGCTCGAAATGCCAATTTAGCCCCTGAGCAACAAAAGCTCTTGGTAGGCGAGATGGCAGACCTCTGGTTTCATTGCCTAATTGCCCTTTCTCAGTTTGGTTTGAGACCAGAGCATGTGATTGCTGAGCTGGAGCGCCGTCTCGGCACTTCAGGCATCGAAGAAAAAGCCGCCAGAAAAGCAGCAAGCAAGGAGTAA
- a CDS encoding histidine triad nucleotide-binding protein — protein MPHDPNCLFCKISKGEIPSQKVYEDEEIYAFKDINPAAPVHFLMIPKKHIPILESAEVADAPLLGRMMELAPRLAKEQGCRPGKDGGFRLVVNNGADGGQEVYHLHLHVMGGPRPWKKWSEEIKNGFI, from the coding sequence ATGCCCCACGACCCAAATTGCCTATTTTGTAAGATTTCCAAAGGTGAAATCCCATCCCAAAAGGTGTACGAGGATGAGGAGATTTATGCCTTTAAAGATATCAATCCTGCCGCTCCTGTCCATTTTTTGATGATTCCTAAAAAACATATCCCTATACTGGAATCTGCAGAAGTGGCTGATGCGCCATTGCTAGGTAGAATGATGGAATTAGCACCGCGTCTCGCCAAGGAGCAGGGTTGCCGTCCTGGAAAAGATGGTGGCTTTAGATTGGTAGTGAATAATGGTGCAGATGGTGGGCAAGAGGTTTATCACTTGCATTTGCATGTGATGGGCGGTCCGCGCCCCTGGAAAAAATGGTCCGAGGAGATTAAAAATGGGTTCATTTAG